In Nostoc sp. GT001, a genomic segment contains:
- a CDS encoding IS701 family transposase: MDVELQILKHLARDAHPTVAIVDEYCAEYQDLFKEVRNYECFKYLHLGIISPIKRKSLPEIAKVVSINSAQSLHHFIANSNWSINELKIRRLNQIKRALNGNAITVVIDETGDRKKGKKTDYVARQYLGSVGKIDNGIVTVNAYGVYSNITFPLSVKVFKPKGTLKESDRYQTKIELASEIITELIEDGFNIELVLADSLYGESSQFIKKLAEYKLNYVVAIRSNHGVWLPANQRVRANKWCKFERTFSNQKSEIRYIREIVYGKKRAITYWEITTDPETMPENSTTFVMTNLQGKLKKTLGDLYGLRTWVEYGFRQCKQELGWTDYRFTNFQHIERWWEIIFCVYTMISLNSSAFLELNKSRQMGTEIQQNTSVDFSNHKLWNHEVGWKNTLNNLRLILQPLLLFWLIYPWLDIFPNSDLFLGFNHLISAMNQFKPSYASG, translated from the coding sequence ATGGATGTAGAATTACAAATCCTGAAACATTTGGCAAGAGACGCCCACCCAACAGTTGCGATCGTAGATGAATATTGTGCAGAGTATCAAGATTTATTTAAAGAGGTAAGAAATTATGAGTGCTTCAAATATTTGCACTTAGGAATAATCTCGCCAATAAAAAGAAAATCATTACCAGAAATAGCTAAAGTTGTGAGTATAAACTCTGCACAGTCATTACATCATTTTATAGCCAATTCAAATTGGTCAATAAATGAATTAAAAATCCGAAGATTAAATCAAATCAAGAGAGCATTAAATGGAAATGCCATTACGGTAGTAATAGATGAAACAGGAGATAGGAAAAAAGGTAAAAAGACAGATTATGTAGCAAGGCAATATCTAGGGAGTGTCGGAAAAATAGATAATGGGATAGTTACAGTCAATGCTTATGGAGTTTACTCTAATATAACATTTCCATTAAGTGTAAAAGTATTCAAGCCAAAAGGGACATTAAAAGAATCAGATAGATATCAAACTAAAATAGAGTTAGCGTCAGAAATCATTACAGAATTAATTGAAGATGGCTTTAATATTGAACTGGTACTGGCAGATAGTTTATATGGTGAAAGTAGCCAATTTATTAAAAAATTGGCTGAATATAAATTAAATTATGTAGTAGCAATAAGAAGTAATCATGGAGTCTGGTTGCCAGCTAATCAGAGGGTTAGGGCGAATAAGTGGTGTAAATTTGAGAGAACATTTAGCAATCAAAAATCAGAGATTAGATACATTAGGGAAATAGTTTATGGTAAAAAAAGAGCCATAACTTACTGGGAAATAACTACTGACCCAGAGACCATGCCGGAAAATTCTACAACATTTGTGATGACAAATCTTCAAGGAAAGCTGAAGAAAACTTTAGGCGATCTATATGGATTAAGAACATGGGTAGAATATGGTTTTCGCCAGTGTAAGCAGGAACTAGGTTGGACAGATTATCGTTTTACTAATTTCCAACATATTGAGAGGTGGTGGGAAATTATTTTTTGTGTTTACACAATGATTAGTTTAAATTCTTCAGCTTTCCTAGAATTAAATAAATCTCGTCAAATGGGAACAGAGATACAACAAAATACTTCTGTTGATTTTTCTAATCATAAACTATGGAACCATGAGGTCGGATGGAAGAATACTTTAAATAATCTCCGTCTAATTCTCCAACCGCTCTTACTATTTTGGTTGATTTATCCTTGGCTAGATATTTTTCCTAATTCCGATTTATTCCTGGGATTCAATCATTTAATTAGTGCAATGAATCAATTTAAACCTTCTTATGCTTCTGGATAG
- a CDS encoding clan AA aspartic protease, with product MVNLNRANSAANQPMGAVRVKIKLTNAIDEALVSRGMLNPNMLRVYETEALVDTGAVRTVSIVQQLGLRIRGQQIAQYANGSEESIGVTEPVIIELAGRETTEATLVTGNIVLLGQTVLETLDLLVDCRNQRLIPNPEHPNYPVMRISLFCHFPSILNKRIKRKNSGR from the coding sequence ATGGTAAATCTCAATCGTGCCAATTCTGCCGCTAATCAACCTATGGGTGCAGTTCGCGTCAAAATCAAGCTCACTAATGCCATTGATGAAGCACTTGTCAGTCGAGGAATGCTCAATCCAAATATGCTGCGAGTGTATGAAACAGAAGCATTAGTGGACACAGGGGCAGTACGTACTGTATCTATTGTCCAGCAACTTGGTCTAAGAATTCGAGGACAGCAGATTGCTCAATACGCTAACGGTAGTGAAGAATCTATCGGCGTAACTGAACCCGTAATTATTGAATTGGCAGGACGGGAAACTACCGAAGCCACATTAGTTACAGGGAATATCGTCCTGCTTGGACAGACGGTTTTAGAAACGCTGGATTTACTGGTGGACTGTAGAAATCAACGACTTATCCCGAATCCTGAACATCCTAACTATCCTGTAATGAGAATATCCCTCTTCTGTCACTTTCCGAGTATTCTTAATAAAAGGATTAAAAGAAAAAACTCTGGAAGGTAA
- the csaB gene encoding polysaccharide pyruvyl transferase CsaB has product MRALLSGYYGKGNGGDEALLATLLQMLPSHVTPVVLSGNPEETRDRYNVETYDRMATLDVLQALRSSDALIWGGGSLIQDVTSTISPFYYGGLMALAQKMGLKTVAWAQGIGPLVRPQTRWLARQTFSNCTKVSVRDRASAALLSDWQIPCMIAPDPVWALESQPVPGLWDLPAPRVAVTLRSHPQLTETRLANLTRALVDFQKATQAFILLLPFQKSEDLSIAEAIQPHLKDVSQILCLEDPQLLKGVFRGVEMAIGMRLHSLIMAAAEGCRCFALSYDPKVNRLMEDLEMPGWDLASLPDDPNLIGLTWMEHYANGDPLSSEKIQSLVDGALMHCELLSEALS; this is encoded by the coding sequence ATGCGGGCATTATTGTCTGGGTATTACGGTAAAGGTAATGGTGGTGACGAAGCTTTATTGGCAACGCTTTTGCAAATGTTGCCATCTCACGTAACGCCTGTGGTGCTTTCTGGCAATCCAGAGGAAACCCGCGATCGCTACAATGTAGAAACCTATGATCGCATGGCTACTTTAGATGTACTACAAGCTTTACGCTCAAGTGATGCCTTAATTTGGGGCGGCGGCAGTCTCATTCAAGATGTTACCAGTACCATCAGCCCATTTTATTACGGGGGACTAATGGCACTGGCGCAGAAAATGGGTTTGAAAACTGTTGCTTGGGCGCAGGGTATTGGCCCTTTAGTGCGTCCGCAAACTCGTTGGTTGGCACGGCAAACCTTTAGTAATTGTACCAAAGTTAGTGTCCGCGATCGCGCCAGTGCGGCTTTATTATCTGATTGGCAAATTCCTTGTATGATAGCGCCTGACCCAGTTTGGGCGTTGGAATCTCAACCAGTACCAGGACTTTGGGATTTACCTGCGCCGAGAGTTGCGGTAACGTTGCGATCGCATCCCCAACTTACAGAAACACGTCTGGCAAACTTAACTCGCGCTTTGGTGGATTTTCAAAAAGCCACGCAAGCATTTATTTTATTACTGCCGTTTCAAAAAAGTGAAGATTTAAGTATTGCTGAAGCTATTCAACCACACCTTAAAGATGTCAGCCAGATTTTGTGTCTGGAAGATCCGCAACTTTTAAAAGGTGTGTTTCGCGGCGTTGAAATGGCGATTGGGATGCGTTTGCACAGTTTAATTATGGCTGCTGCTGAAGGTTGTCGTTGTTTTGCTCTTAGTTATGACCCCAAAGTAAATCGTCTGATGGAAGATTTAGAAATGCCTGGATGGGATTTAGCAAGTTTACCCGATGACCCCAATTTGATTGGTCTGACTTGGATGGAGCATTATGCCAATGGCGATCCTTTATCATCAGAGAAAATCCAATCTTTGGTGGATGGCGCTTTAATGCACTGCGAGTTGTTGAGTGAAGCCTTAAGTTAA
- a CDS encoding TVP38/TMEM64 family protein, whose product MWNLKTGILLLTLSCIIATGITVYLLGGIEPVQIQALLKSSGIWAPIIYISLYVVATMLVLPSTVLNLTGGAIFGPWLGTVWTSVGAVIAAIIAFVFTRTIGRKAVAKRLAGRWQTMDAEVRRGGLFYMFAIRLVPIMPYGLVNFVAGLTSISFKDYVLGTTLGTVPSVLPFVLLGSSGLKAVNTGDFLPLILALGLTGTLIAGSTWYRHRRTFPKKAVERLKKSDSSDXLNLKNK is encoded by the coding sequence ATGTGGAACTTGAAAACTGGTATTTTGCTACTCACGCTGAGTTGCATAATTGCAACTGGTATAACCGTATATCTTCTTGGTGGCATTGAACCAGTACAAATTCAAGCTTTGCTCAAATCTTCTGGTATCTGGGCACCGATTATTTATATTTCTTTGTACGTTGTGGCAACCATGTTAGTTTTGCCCTCAACGGTACTAAATTTGACTGGAGGTGCCATTTTTGGCCCTTGGCTAGGTACTGTCTGGACTAGTGTTGGAGCAGTCATTGCGGCAATAATTGCCTTCGTTTTTACTCGAACTATTGGACGCAAAGCAGTTGCAAAAAGACTAGCAGGACGCTGGCAAACTATGGATGCTGAGGTGCGTCGTGGAGGGCTTTTTTATATGTTTGCCATCCGATTAGTACCAATCATGCCCTATGGCTTGGTTAACTTTGTCGCGGGACTGACTTCGATTAGCTTTAAAGATTATGTTCTCGGTACAACACTTGGTACTGTTCCTAGTGTCTTACCTTTTGTACTACTAGGTAGTTCTGGTCTGAAGGCAGTGAATACAGGCGATTTTTTGCCGCTAATACTTGCATTAGGTTTAACTGGAACACTCATAGCAGGGTCTACTTGGTATCGCCATCGTCGAACTTTTCCCAAAAAAGCTGTAGAAAGGCTGAAAAAATCAGACTCTTCAGATGANCTCAACCTAAAGAATAAATAA
- a CDS encoding glycosyltransferase family 2 protein, whose amino-acid sequence MLPKYSFIVPIYNEEETIPELYRRLSAVMNRMDGLVELIVINDGSRDRSLQLLRDLHQKDPRICYLSFARNFGHQIAVTAGLNFVRGQVIVILDADLQDPPELIPDMVEKWRQGYQVVYAQRTQRQKEGWFKRFTAYFFYRILKKLADVEIPTDTGDFCLMDRQIVDILNSMPERTRYIRGLRSWVGFQQTAIRFERNPRFAGEVKYTFSKSLALAINGLVSFSIVPLRLSTYLGLVAAAAAIFMALLVLYWRLFVPHSPLTGFTIILMAIFFLGSVQLVSLGILGEYIGRIYEEVKARPLYTLAEVGGFERKSSNSTSNSDKLDNLEDAYK is encoded by the coding sequence ATGTTACCAAAGTATTCATTCATTGTTCCAATTTATAACGAAGAAGAAACTATTCCAGAACTATACCGCAGACTGAGTGCAGTCATGAATCGGATGGATGGGCTTGTCGAATTAATTGTAATCAATGATGGTAGCCGCGATCGCTCCCTACAATTACTACGAGACCTCCATCAAAAAGACCCGCGCATTTGCTATCTGAGCTTTGCTCGTAACTTTGGTCATCAAATTGCAGTAACTGCTGGTCTTAATTTTGTTCGGGGTCAAGTTATTGTCATCCTTGATGCAGACTTACAAGACCCACCAGAACTAATCCCCGACATGGTTGAAAAATGGCGACAGGGCTATCAAGTCGTCTACGCTCAACGCACTCAACGCCAAAAAGAAGGATGGTTTAAGCGTTTTACTGCCTATTTCTTTTATCGTATCCTTAAGAAGCTTGCAGATGTAGAGATTCCTACTGATACTGGTGATTTTTGTCTAATGGATCGGCAGATTGTAGATATTCTCAATTCTATGCCAGAACGTACCCGCTATATTCGTGGTTTACGTTCTTGGGTTGGCTTTCAGCAAACAGCAATTCGGTTCGAGCGCAACCCCCGCTTTGCTGGGGAAGTTAAATACACTTTTAGCAAATCCTTAGCCCTTGCTATCAATGGTCTAGTGTCCTTTTCAATAGTGCCACTGCGGTTATCAACCTACTTAGGCTTAGTAGCAGCGGCGGCGGCCATTTTCATGGCTTTATTAGTCTTGTATTGGCGTCTTTTTGTCCCCCATTCGCCTTTAACTGGGTTTACGATTATTTTGATGGCAATTTTCTTCCTCGGCTCTGTGCAGTTAGTAAGTCTTGGCATCTTAGGTGAATATATAGGACGCATCTACGAAGAAGTTAAAGCCAGACCCCTCTATACTTTGGCAGAGGTAGGTGGTTTTGAGCGCAAATCCTCCAACTCAACGAGCAATTCTGACAAACTAGATAATTTAGAAGACGCTTACAAATAA
- a CDS encoding DUF2499 domain-containing protein: MHTLSIPTWIIHISSVIEWIAAIWLIWTYGELTNNRSWWGLSLAMLPALVSAMCACTWHYFDNAESLEWMVTLQATMTLVGNFTLWAAAFLIWRSTKSVNTVEPKPIKSEQ; the protein is encoded by the coding sequence ATGCACACCCTTTCGATTCCAACCTGGATTATTCATATTTCTAGCGTTATTGAGTGGATTGCGGCCATTTGGTTAATCTGGACTTACGGCGAACTGACTAATAACCGTAGCTGGTGGGGATTATCCCTGGCGATGTTACCAGCTTTAGTCAGCGCTATGTGTGCCTGTACCTGGCATTATTTCGACAACGCCGAATCTTTGGAATGGATGGTAACGCTTCAAGCTACCATGACTTTAGTTGGTAATTTTACGCTTTGGGCGGCGGCGTTTTTGATTTGGCGTTCTACCAAATCTGTCAACACTGTTGAACCAAAACCTATCAAATCAGAGCAATGA
- a CDS encoding DUF3593 domain-containing protein codes for MISKETLFALSLFPYLGFLWFISRSPQMPRLALYGFYGTLVFVAITIPAGIYAQLHYGESLANVDWLHGGAELFLTLSNILLVLGFGQAVRQLQMKNEKS; via the coding sequence ATGATTTCTAAAGAAACCCTGTTTGCACTTTCACTGTTTCCCTATTTGGGTTTCTTGTGGTTTATCAGCCGCAGTCCGCAAATGCCACGTTTAGCGTTGTATGGATTTTACGGCACGCTTGTCTTTGTTGCTATCACCATCCCAGCCGGAATTTACGCCCAATTACATTATGGCGAGTCTTTGGCCAATGTAGATTGGTTGCACGGTGGTGCAGAACTTTTTTTGACGCTTTCTAACATCTTGCTTGTGCTAGGTTTTGGGCAAGCTGTAAGGCAATTACAAATGAAAAATGAAAAATCGTAA
- the hisA gene encoding 1-(5-phosphoribosyl)-5-[(5-phosphoribosylamino)methylideneamino]imidazole-4-carboxamide isomerase — MDVIPAIDLLEGHCVRLYQGDYDRSQVFSENPADVAKQWVDQGATRLHIVDLDGAKAGKVVNLGAIEAIAQAVSVPIEIGGGLRDRTSVQQVFNLGIQWAILGTIAVEQPQLVQELCQEFPEQIIIGIDARNGRVATRGWLETSEVLATQLAVQMQELGAAAIIYTDIHRDGTLTGPNLEALRELAAAISIPIIASGGVSSVTDLLSLLALEPQGVTGVIVGRALYTEDILLKEALRAIGPGRIQDIPPNLGFSTFA, encoded by the coding sequence ATGGACGTAATTCCAGCGATTGATTTACTAGAAGGTCACTGTGTGCGACTGTATCAGGGAGACTACGATCGCTCGCAAGTTTTTAGCGAAAATCCTGCTGATGTTGCCAAACAGTGGGTAGATCAAGGTGCTACCAGATTGCATATAGTTGATTTAGATGGTGCCAAAGCAGGTAAAGTAGTAAACCTGGGGGCAATTGAAGCGATCGCTCAAGCAGTGTCAGTACCCATTGAAATTGGCGGAGGATTGCGCGATCGCACTAGTGTACAACAGGTATTTAATCTAGGCATACAGTGGGCAATTCTTGGAACCATTGCCGTAGAACAACCCCAGTTAGTGCAAGAACTCTGCCAAGAATTTCCCGAACAGATTATTATCGGTATTGATGCCCGTAATGGTCGAGTCGCAACTCGCGGTTGGTTAGAAACCTCGGAAGTTTTAGCAACTCAACTAGCTGTACAAATGCAAGAATTAGGTGCAGCCGCCATAATTTACACAGATATCCACCGGGATGGTACACTGACAGGGCCAAATTTAGAAGCTTTGCGAGAACTTGCAGCCGCAATTTCCATCCCGATAATTGCTTCTGGCGGGGTAAGTTCTGTCACCGACTTGTTGAGTTTGTTGGCGTTAGAACCTCAAGGCGTGACTGGCGTAATTGTCGGACGTGCCTTGTATACTGAGGATATTTTACTCAAAGAAGCATTACGAGCGATCGGGCCTGGGCGAATTCAGGATATTCCACCCAATCTCGGTTTTTCTACCTTTGCTTGA
- a CDS encoding DUF3318 domain-containing protein, with translation MEPNVEIRRLLDVMPASGRMTTKIVSKPEQAKVIDASFPQPWNQARPIYINFDLWRRLTKPQRDLLLLQMVSWLTGVKWFKPDIYQGVVLAGLLGGFLEAAQSDVVGVAVAGGLSAIAAFRIWRTNKSQESELNADAAAIKIAQRRGYSEVEAAQHLLSAIEAVAKIEGRSSFNFTELIRCQNLRAIAGLSAVGIPKSYK, from the coding sequence ATGGAGCCAAATGTTGAAATTCGCCGTTTGTTAGATGTGATGCCTGCTTCTGGTCGGATGACGACAAAAATCGTCAGTAAGCCAGAGCAAGCAAAAGTAATTGACGCTTCCTTTCCCCAACCCTGGAACCAAGCGCGACCGATATACATTAATTTTGATTTGTGGCGTCGCCTGACAAAGCCGCAACGAGACTTGCTGCTGTTGCAGATGGTTAGCTGGTTGACGGGGGTAAAGTGGTTTAAACCCGACATTTATCAAGGTGTGGTGTTGGCTGGGCTGTTAGGCGGATTCTTAGAAGCAGCACAATCAGATGTAGTGGGTGTAGCTGTCGCTGGGGGATTAAGTGCGATCGCTGCTTTTCGGATCTGGCGCACTAATAAATCTCAAGAGTCAGAGTTAAATGCCGATGCAGCCGCAATTAAAATAGCACAGCGGCGTGGTTATTCAGAAGTTGAAGCAGCACAGCATCTATTATCAGCAATTGAAGCGGTAGCCAAAATTGAAGGGCGTTCCAGTTTCAATTTTACTGAGTTGATTCGTTGCCAAAACTTACGAGCGATCGCAGGTTTATCAGCAGTGGGTATACCAAAAAGTTATAAGTAA